In a genomic window of Mycolicibacillus parakoreensis:
- a CDS encoding DNA-directed RNA polymerase subunit beta', whose amino-acid sequence MLDVNFFDELRIGLATAEDIRQWSYGEVKKPETINYRTLKPEKDGLFCEKIFGPTRDWECYCGKYKRVRFKGIICERCGVEVTRAKVRRERMGHIELAAPVTHIWYFKGVPSRLGYLLDLAPKDLEKIIYFAAYVITSVDDELRHNELSTLEAEMGVERKAVEDQRDADLEARAQKLEADLAELEAEGAKADARRKVRDGGEREMRQLRDRAQRELDRLEEIWTTFTKLAPKQLIVDEGIYRELIDRYGEYFTGAMGAESIQKLIENFDIDAEADLLRDVIKNGKGQKKLRALKRLKVVAAFQQSGNSPMGMVLDAVPVIPPELRPMVQLDGGRFATSDLNDLYRRVINRNNRLKRLMDLGAPEIIVNNEKRMLQESVDALFDNGRRGRPVTGPGNRPLKSLSDLLKGKQGRFRQNLLGKRVDYSGRSVIVVGPQLKLHQCGLPKLMALELFKPFVMKRLVDLNHAQNIKSAKRMVERQRPQVWDVLEEVIAEHPVLLNRAPTLHRLGIQAFEPQLVEGKAIQLHPLVCEAFNADFDGDQMAVHLPLSAEAQAEARILMLSSNNILSPASGRPLAMPRLDMVTGLYYLTTEIEGDPGEYTAAGKDTPEAGVFSSPAEAIMAADRGALSVRARIKVRLADQRPPIEVETELFGENGWRPGDAWITETTLGRVLFNELLPVGYPFVNKQMHKKVQAAIINDLAERYPMIVVAQTVDKLKDAGFYWATRSGVTVSMADVLVPPRKKEILDAYEERADKVEKQFHRGALNRDERTEALVEIWKEATEEVGQALREHYPSDNPIITIVESGATGNFTQTRTLAGMKGLVTNPKGEFIPRPIKSSFREGLTVLEYFINTHGARKGLADTALRTADSGYLTRRLVDVSQDVIVREHDCGTERGITVELAERQPDGTLIRDPFIETSAYARTLAVDAVDDNGTVIVEAGHDLGDPAIEATLAAGITTVKVRSVLTCATGTGVCALCYGRSMATGKLVDIGEAVGIVAAQSIGEPGTQLTMRTFHQGGVGEDITGGLPRVQELFEARVPRGKAPIADVAGRIRLEEDDRFYKITVIPDDGGEELVYDKLSKRQRLKVYKHDDGSERLLADGDHVDVGQQLLEGSADPHEVLRVLGPREVQVHLVKEVQEVYRAQGVSIHDKHIEVIVRQMLRRVTIIDSGATEFLPGSLTERAEFESENRRVMAEGGEPAAGRPVLMGITKASLATDSWLSAASFQETTRVLTDAAINCRSDSLEGLKENVIIGKLIPAGTGINRYRNIQVQPTEEARAAAYTIPSYEDQYYSPDFGTATGAAVPLDDYGYSDYR is encoded by the coding sequence GTGCTCGACGTCAACTTCTTCGATGAACTCCGGATCGGCCTGGCTACCGCCGAGGACATCCGGCAATGGTCCTACGGCGAGGTGAAGAAGCCGGAGACCATCAACTACCGCACGCTCAAGCCGGAGAAGGACGGCCTGTTCTGCGAGAAGATCTTCGGACCGACTCGCGACTGGGAGTGCTACTGCGGCAAGTACAAGCGGGTGCGCTTCAAGGGCATCATCTGTGAACGCTGTGGCGTCGAGGTGACCCGCGCCAAGGTGCGCCGCGAACGCATGGGCCACATCGAACTGGCCGCCCCGGTCACCCACATCTGGTACTTCAAGGGTGTGCCGAGCCGGCTGGGCTACCTGCTGGACCTGGCGCCGAAGGATCTGGAAAAGATCATCTACTTCGCCGCCTACGTGATCACCTCGGTCGACGACGAGCTGCGGCACAACGAGCTGTCGACCCTCGAAGCCGAGATGGGGGTGGAGCGCAAGGCCGTGGAGGACCAGCGCGACGCCGACCTGGAGGCCCGCGCCCAGAAGCTCGAGGCGGACCTGGCCGAGCTGGAGGCCGAGGGCGCCAAGGCCGATGCGCGTCGCAAGGTGCGCGACGGCGGCGAGCGCGAGATGCGCCAGCTGCGCGACCGCGCCCAGCGCGAACTGGACCGGCTCGAGGAGATCTGGACCACGTTCACCAAGCTGGCCCCCAAGCAGCTCATCGTCGACGAGGGCATCTACCGCGAGCTCATCGACCGCTACGGCGAGTACTTCACCGGCGCGATGGGGGCGGAGTCGATCCAGAAGCTGATCGAGAACTTCGACATCGACGCCGAGGCGGACTTGCTGCGCGACGTCATCAAAAACGGCAAGGGCCAGAAGAAGCTGCGGGCGCTCAAGCGACTCAAGGTCGTTGCGGCGTTCCAGCAGTCCGGCAACTCGCCGATGGGCATGGTGCTCGACGCGGTGCCGGTGATCCCGCCGGAGCTGCGCCCGATGGTGCAGCTCGACGGTGGCCGGTTCGCCACCAGCGACCTCAACGACCTGTACCGCCGGGTGATCAACCGCAACAACCGGCTCAAGCGCCTGATGGACCTCGGCGCGCCGGAGATCATCGTCAACAACGAGAAGCGGATGCTGCAGGAGTCGGTCGACGCGTTGTTCGACAACGGTCGCCGCGGCCGGCCCGTCACCGGGCCGGGCAACCGTCCGCTGAAGTCGCTGAGCGATCTGCTCAAGGGCAAGCAGGGCCGGTTCCGTCAGAACCTGCTCGGCAAGCGTGTCGACTACTCGGGCCGCTCGGTCATCGTCGTCGGGCCGCAGCTCAAACTGCACCAGTGCGGGCTGCCCAAGCTGATGGCGCTGGAGTTGTTCAAGCCGTTCGTGATGAAGCGTCTGGTCGACCTCAACCACGCGCAGAACATCAAGAGCGCCAAGCGGATGGTGGAGCGGCAGCGTCCGCAGGTGTGGGACGTCCTCGAAGAGGTCATCGCCGAGCACCCGGTGCTGCTCAACCGCGCCCCCACGCTGCACCGTCTCGGGATTCAGGCGTTCGAGCCGCAGCTGGTGGAGGGCAAGGCGATTCAGCTGCACCCGCTGGTGTGTGAGGCGTTCAACGCCGACTTCGACGGTGACCAGATGGCGGTGCACCTGCCGCTGAGTGCCGAGGCGCAGGCCGAGGCCCGCATCCTGATGCTGTCGAGCAACAACATCCTGTCGCCGGCGTCGGGGCGGCCGCTGGCCATGCCGCGACTGGACATGGTGACCGGGCTGTACTACCTGACCACCGAGATCGAAGGGGACCCCGGCGAATACACCGCGGCGGGCAAGGACACCCCGGAGGCCGGTGTGTTCTCCTCGCCGGCCGAGGCGATCATGGCCGCCGACCGCGGTGCGCTGAGCGTGCGCGCCAGGATCAAGGTGCGGCTGGCCGACCAGCGTCCGCCGATCGAGGTGGAGACCGAACTGTTCGGTGAGAACGGGTGGCGCCCCGGCGACGCCTGGATCACCGAGACCACGTTGGGCCGGGTGCTGTTCAACGAGCTGCTGCCGGTCGGGTACCCGTTCGTCAACAAGCAGATGCACAAGAAGGTGCAGGCGGCGATCATCAACGATCTCGCCGAGCGCTACCCGATGATCGTGGTCGCCCAGACCGTCGACAAGCTCAAAGACGCCGGCTTCTACTGGGCCACCCGCTCGGGGGTCACGGTCTCGATGGCCGACGTCCTGGTGCCGCCGCGCAAGAAGGAGATCCTCGACGCCTACGAGGAGCGCGCCGACAAGGTCGAGAAGCAGTTCCACCGCGGTGCGCTGAACCGCGATGAGCGCACCGAGGCGCTGGTGGAGATCTGGAAGGAAGCCACCGAGGAGGTCGGTCAGGCGCTGCGCGAGCACTACCCGAGCGACAACCCGATCATCACGATCGTGGAGTCCGGGGCCACCGGTAACTTCACCCAGACCCGCACCCTGGCCGGGATGAAGGGTCTGGTGACCAACCCCAAGGGTGAGTTCATCCCGCGTCCGATCAAGTCCAGCTTCCGCGAGGGCCTGACCGTGCTGGAGTACTTCATCAACACCCACGGTGCCCGCAAGGGTCTGGCCGACACCGCGCTGCGCACCGCCGACTCCGGTTACCTGACCCGTCGTCTGGTCGACGTGTCCCAGGACGTGATCGTCCGCGAGCACGACTGCGGCACCGAGCGCGGCATCACCGTCGAGCTCGCCGAGCGCCAGCCCGACGGCACGCTGATCCGGGACCCGTTCATCGAGACCTCGGCGTACGCGCGGACCCTGGCCGTCGACGCGGTCGACGACAACGGCACGGTCATCGTCGAGGCCGGCCACGACCTCGGGGACCCGGCGATCGAGGCGACGCTCGCCGCCGGGATCACCACGGTCAAGGTGCGGTCGGTGCTGACCTGCGCCACCGGCACCGGGGTGTGTGCGCTGTGCTACGGACGGTCGATGGCCACCGGCAAGCTGGTCGACATCGGCGAGGCCGTCGGCATCGTCGCCGCGCAGTCCATCGGTGAGCCCGGCACCCAGCTGACCATGCGCACCTTCCACCAGGGTGGTGTCGGTGAGGACATCACCGGTGGTCTGCCGCGCGTGCAGGAGCTGTTCGAGGCCCGGGTGCCGCGCGGTAAGGCGCCGATCGCCGACGTCGCCGGGCGGATCCGCCTGGAGGAGGACGACCGGTTCTACAAGATCACCGTCATCCCCGACGACGGGGGCGAGGAGCTGGTCTACGACAAGCTGTCCAAGCGTCAGCGGCTGAAGGTCTACAAGCACGACGACGGGTCTGAGCGTCTGCTCGCCGACGGCGACCACGTCGATGTGGGCCAGCAGCTGTTGGAGGGCTCGGCCGACCCGCACGAGGTGCTGCGTGTGCTGGGCCCCCGCGAGGTGCAGGTCCACCTGGTCAAGGAGGTCCAGGAGGTCTACCGCGCCCAGGGTGTGTCGATCCACGACAAGCACATCGAGGTCATCGTGCGCCAGATGCTGCGTCGGGTGACGATCATCGACTCCGGGGCCACCGAGTTCCTGCCCGGCTCGCTGACCGAGCGCGCCGAGTTCGAGTCCGAGAACCGTCGGGTGATGGCCGAGGGCGGCGAGCCCGCCGCCGGTCGTCCGGTGCTGATGGGGATCACCAAGGCGTCGCTGGCCACCGACTCGTGGCTCTCCGCGGCGTCGTTCCAGGAGACCACCCGGGTGCTCACCGACGCGGCGATCAACTGCCGCAGCGACAGCCTCGAGGGTCTGAAGGAGAACGTGATCATCGGGAAGCTGATCCCGGCCGGGACCGGCATCAACCGGTACCGCAACATCCAGGTGCAGCCCACCGAGGAGGCCCGGGCCGCGGCGTACACGATCCCCAGCTACGAGGATCAGTACTACAGCCCGGACTTCGGCACCGCCACCGGTGCCGCTGTGCCCCTGGACGACTACGGCTACTCCGACTACCGCTAA
- a CDS encoding M56 family metallopeptidase, translating into MNAVTVLLGYAIVLSWLAPQLLSGRLTAGVAPRLTVAGWLTCVATAVLAWVSALTILVVAAAHSIITHTALTFCVETLGIAGAMRLSAEVATVLVAALLVACGAVAVGTGRRVLAGLLAVRRHNRAHAEAVRIVGRSAGPDGVVLIADERPTAYCVAARGRDTIVVTTSALGLLDTGELAAVIAHERAHLRGRHHHIVAVLTALAAALPRLPLLREAERTVPGLLEMCADDAAVRRHGPAALVASLVTLAGHRPLPVTALAAAGTAVTARVQRLLQPTAQSRCNPRAVSLTLACGATLAAPLLAFTLCTL; encoded by the coding sequence ATGAACGCGGTCACCGTGCTGCTGGGCTACGCGATCGTCCTGAGTTGGCTGGCGCCGCAACTGCTGTCCGGCCGGCTCACCGCCGGTGTGGCCCCGCGGTTGACCGTCGCCGGCTGGTTGACCTGCGTGGCCACCGCGGTGCTCGCCTGGGTGTCGGCGTTGACGATCCTGGTGGTGGCCGCCGCCCACAGCATCATCACCCACACCGCGCTCACCTTCTGCGTCGAGACGCTGGGGATCGCCGGGGCGATGCGGCTCTCCGCCGAGGTGGCCACGGTGCTGGTCGCCGCGCTGCTGGTGGCGTGCGGCGCCGTCGCCGTCGGCACCGGGCGGCGGGTGCTGGCTGGCCTGCTGGCGGTGCGGCGCCACAATCGGGCCCACGCCGAGGCGGTGCGCATCGTCGGCCGGTCCGCCGGCCCCGACGGTGTCGTGCTCATCGCCGACGAGCGGCCCACCGCCTACTGTGTAGCCGCCCGGGGCCGCGACACCATCGTGGTGACCACCTCGGCGCTGGGGTTGCTCGACACCGGCGAGCTGGCCGCGGTCATCGCCCACGAACGCGCGCACCTGCGCGGTCGCCACCACCACATCGTCGCGGTGCTCACCGCGCTGGCGGCGGCGCTCCCCCGGCTGCCGCTGCTGCGCGAGGCCGAGCGGACCGTGCCCGGCCTGCTGGAGATGTGCGCCGACGACGCCGCGGTGCGCCGCCACGGGCCGGCGGCGCTGGTCGCCAGCCTGGTCACGCTGGCCGGTCACCGGCCCCTGCCGGTCACGGCGCTGGCGGCGGCCGGCACCGCGGTCACCGCGCGCGTGCAGCGCCTGCTGCAGCCCACCGCGCAGTCGCGGTGCAACCCGCGGGCGGTCTCGCTGACCCTCGCCTGCGGCGCGACGCTCGCCGCGCCGCTGCTCGCGTTCACGTTGTGCACGCTGTAG
- a CDS encoding deoxyribonuclease IV: MLIGSHVGPKDPIAAANAEGADVVQIFLSNPQSWKPPNPREDAAVLRAAEVPIYVHAPYLINVASPNNRVRIPSRKILQQTCDAAADIGAAAVIVHGGHVTADDDDLDAGFARWRKALDRLDTEVPVYLENTAGGQRAMARRFDVIARLWEHIGDTGVGFCLDTCHTWAAGEALIDAVDRITAITGRIDLVHCNDSKDAAGSGRDRHANFGTGQIDPQLLVAVVQAAGAPVICETAEEGRKDDIAFLKEHIG, translated from the coding sequence GTGCTCATCGGTTCTCATGTCGGCCCGAAGGACCCGATAGCGGCGGCGAACGCCGAGGGCGCCGACGTGGTGCAGATCTTCCTGTCCAACCCGCAGAGCTGGAAGCCGCCGAACCCGCGTGAGGACGCCGCGGTGCTGCGCGCCGCCGAGGTGCCGATCTATGTGCACGCGCCGTATCTGATCAACGTGGCCTCCCCGAACAACCGGGTGCGGATTCCCTCACGCAAGATCCTGCAGCAGACCTGCGATGCGGCCGCCGACATCGGCGCGGCCGCGGTGATCGTGCACGGCGGTCACGTCACCGCCGACGACGACGACCTCGACGCCGGTTTCGCCCGGTGGCGCAAGGCCCTCGACCGGCTCGACACCGAGGTGCCGGTGTATCTGGAGAACACCGCCGGCGGGCAGCGGGCGATGGCGCGCCGCTTCGACGTCATCGCCCGGCTGTGGGAGCACATCGGCGACACCGGGGTCGGTTTCTGCCTGGACACCTGTCACACCTGGGCGGCGGGCGAGGCGCTGATCGACGCGGTGGACCGGATCACGGCGATCACCGGGCGCATCGATTTGGTGCACTGCAACGACTCCAAGGACGCGGCCGGGTCCGGCCGCGACCGTCACGCCAATTTCGGGACCGGCCAGATCGATCCGCAGCTGCTGGTGGCGGTGGTGCAAGCCGCCGGCGCCCCGGTGATCTGCGAGACCGCCGAGGAAGGCCGCAAGGACGACATCGCGTTCCTCAAGGAGCACATCGGCTGA
- a CDS encoding acyl-CoA dehydrogenase family protein: protein MADTHTVTNQVPPLRGYNPASSPVLIEALVREGGGWGVDEVTELGALSGSAHAQRWGELADRNRPVLHTHDTVGNRIDEVEYDPAYHELMRTAIAHGLHAAPWADDRRGAHVVRAAKMGVWTPEPGHLCPISMTYAVVPALRYNPDLAAVYEPLLTSPHYDPQLTVPTTKAGITAGMSMTEKQGGSDVRANSTEAVPNADGSYTLTGHKWFTSAPMGDIFLVLAQAPGGLSCFLLPRILADGTRNRMHLQRLKDKLGNHANASSEVEYDGATAWLVGQEGRGVAVIIEMVNLTRLDCTLASATSMRAGLSRAMYHSQHRKAFGDYLIDQPLMRNVLADLAVEAEAATLLAMRMAGATDNAIHGDERDGALRRIGLAAAKYWVCKRATGHAAEAMECLGGNGYIEDSQMPRLYREAPLMGIWEGSGNVSALDTLRAIVTRPESVEVLIDELGGAAGADPRLARHVDGLKAALGDLDDVAGAQYRARRIAADIAVGLQAALLIGHGHPAVGEAFLATRLGGQSGAAFGMMPAGLDLGPILERVLVKG from the coding sequence ATGGCCGATACGCACACCGTCACCAATCAAGTGCCGCCGCTTCGCGGGTACAATCCGGCGTCCTCGCCGGTGCTCATCGAGGCCCTGGTCCGCGAGGGCGGCGGGTGGGGCGTCGACGAGGTCACCGAGCTCGGCGCCCTCTCCGGGTCCGCGCACGCCCAGCGCTGGGGCGAGCTCGCCGACCGCAACCGGCCGGTGCTGCACACCCACGACACCGTCGGCAACCGCATCGACGAGGTCGAGTACGACCCCGCCTACCACGAGCTGATGCGCACCGCGATCGCCCACGGCCTGCACGCCGCGCCGTGGGCCGACGACCGGCGCGGCGCCCACGTGGTGCGGGCGGCCAAGATGGGGGTCTGGACGCCGGAACCGGGTCATCTGTGCCCGATCTCGATGACCTACGCGGTGGTGCCGGCGCTGCGCTACAACCCCGATTTGGCCGCGGTCTACGAGCCGCTGCTGACCAGCCCCCACTACGACCCGCAGCTGACCGTGCCCACCACCAAGGCCGGGATCACCGCCGGCATGTCGATGACCGAGAAGCAGGGCGGCTCCGACGTGCGCGCCAACAGCACCGAGGCCGTGCCCAACGCCGACGGCAGCTACACCCTGACCGGGCACAAATGGTTCACCTCCGCGCCGATGGGCGACATCTTCCTGGTGTTGGCCCAGGCGCCCGGCGGGCTGAGTTGTTTTCTGCTGCCCCGGATCCTGGCCGACGGCACCCGCAACCGGATGCACCTGCAGCGCCTCAAGGACAAGCTCGGCAACCACGCCAACGCCTCCTCGGAGGTCGAGTACGACGGCGCCACCGCCTGGCTGGTCGGGCAGGAGGGCCGCGGTGTCGCGGTGATCATCGAGATGGTCAACCTGACCCGGCTGGACTGCACGCTGGCCAGCGCCACCAGCATGCGTGCCGGGCTGAGCCGGGCGATGTACCACAGCCAGCACCGCAAGGCGTTCGGCGACTACCTGATCGACCAGCCGCTGATGCGCAACGTGCTCGCCGACCTGGCGGTGGAGGCCGAGGCCGCCACCCTGCTGGCGATGCGGATGGCCGGAGCCACCGACAACGCCATCCACGGCGACGAGCGCGACGGCGCGCTGCGCCGCATCGGGTTGGCCGCCGCCAAATACTGGGTGTGCAAGCGCGCCACCGGCCACGCCGCCGAGGCGATGGAATGCCTCGGCGGCAACGGCTACATCGAGGACTCCCAGATGCCGCGGCTCTACCGGGAGGCGCCGCTGATGGGCATCTGGGAGGGGTCGGGCAACGTCAGCGCGCTGGACACGCTGCGCGCCATCGTGACCCGCCCCGAATCCGTCGAGGTACTCATCGATGAACTCGGCGGCGCCGCCGGCGCCGATCCGCGGCTGGCCCGCCACGTCGACGGGCTCAAGGCCGCGCTCGGCGACCTCGACGACGTGGCCGGCGCCCAGTACCGGGCGCGCCGGATCGCCGCGGACATCGCCGTGGGCCTGCAGGCGGCGCTGCTGATCGGCCACGGCCACCCGGCGGTCGGGGAGGCGTTTTTGGCCACCCGGTTGGGCGGACAGTCGGGCGCGGCGTTCGGGATGATGCCGGCCGGGCTGGATCTCGGGCCGATCCTCGAGCGTGTCCTGGTGAAAGGCTGA
- a CDS encoding DsbA family protein, translated as MIVIAVLAVVAVGLLVYLAVDPAGDGGATDDAALAETPAAAATAGELGIERRHDDDPFALGDPAAPVALVVFSDYRCPFCAKFSRDTQPVLEDRFVEPGTLRIEWRDYPLMGEQSMLAARAGRAAAEQGRFWEFNRAVYAAAPERAKAEFTEQALIGFAEQAGVADVDRFTADLRGDGFDAAINADVALANSIGVPSTPAFLINGTPLLGAQPTEDFVRAIDDARAGR; from the coding sequence ATGATCGTGATCGCGGTTCTCGCCGTTGTCGCGGTGGGACTGCTGGTGTACCTGGCCGTCGACCCGGCCGGCGACGGCGGCGCCACCGACGACGCGGCTCTGGCCGAGACGCCCGCCGCCGCGGCCACCGCCGGGGAGTTGGGCATCGAGCGGCGTCACGACGACGACCCGTTCGCGCTGGGGGATCCCGCGGCGCCGGTCGCGCTGGTGGTCTTCTCCGACTACCGGTGCCCGTTCTGCGCCAAGTTCAGCCGCGACACCCAACCGGTGCTCGAGGACCGCTTCGTCGAGCCGGGCACGTTGCGCATCGAATGGCGTGACTACCCGCTGATGGGCGAGCAGTCCATGCTCGCCGCCCGTGCCGGGCGCGCCGCCGCCGAACAGGGCCGGTTCTGGGAGTTCAACCGCGCGGTCTATGCCGCGGCGCCGGAACGGGCCAAGGCGGAGTTCACCGAGCAGGCCCTGATCGGCTTCGCCGAGCAGGCCGGGGTCGCCGACGTCGACCGCTTCACCGCCGATCTGCGCGGTGACGGTTTCGACGCCGCGATCAACGCCGATGTGGCCCTGGCCAACAGCATCGGCGTGCCCAGCACGCCTGCGTTTTTGATCAACGGGACCCCGCTGCTCGGCGCGCAGCCGACCGAGGACTTCGTCCGCGCCATCGACGACGCCCGGGCCGGCCGATGA
- a CDS encoding cytochrome c biogenesis CcdA family protein, translated as MSGIGALGAFLGGLASLLSPCSALLLPSFFAYAFDRVQVLIRRSIGFWLGLCAVLVPLGAGIGGLGRALTEYRSGLILVGALVLIGFGALTVLGRGFSVPGMQRMSGRITVSSTLSVVALGAVYGLAGFCAGPLLGAVLTMSALGANPVYGGLLMAVYALGMAAPLFLLAWLWERYNLGAKRWLRGRPVRLGPLHTHTTALLSGTVLIVIGILFLLTDGTANLGGLLSVDTEFGLQVWLRRMSTAVADPVVLLIAVLGVLAWRVYRWRRPRGGSRPEPAAITATDDDPRI; from the coding sequence ATGAGCGGCATCGGGGCGCTCGGCGCCTTCCTCGGCGGGCTGGCGTCGCTGCTCAGCCCGTGCTCGGCGCTGCTGTTGCCGTCGTTCTTCGCCTACGCCTTCGACCGCGTGCAGGTGTTGATCCGCCGTTCGATCGGGTTCTGGCTGGGGCTGTGCGCCGTGCTGGTGCCGCTGGGCGCCGGGATCGGCGGCCTGGGCCGGGCACTCACCGAGTACCGCAGCGGGTTGATCCTGGTCGGCGCGCTGGTCCTGATCGGTTTCGGGGCGCTGACCGTGCTCGGCAGGGGCTTCAGCGTGCCGGGCATGCAACGGATGTCCGGGCGCATCACCGTGTCGTCGACGCTGTCGGTCGTCGCGCTCGGCGCCGTCTACGGACTGGCCGGCTTCTGCGCCGGCCCGCTGCTGGGTGCGGTGCTCACCATGTCGGCGCTGGGCGCCAACCCGGTCTACGGGGGGCTGCTGATGGCCGTCTACGCGCTGGGCATGGCCGCGCCGCTGTTTCTGCTCGCCTGGCTGTGGGAGCGCTACAACCTGGGCGCCAAGCGGTGGCTGCGCGGCCGGCCGGTCCGGCTGGGACCGCTGCACACCCACACCACCGCCCTGCTGAGCGGAACGGTGCTGATCGTGATCGGGATCCTGTTTCTGCTCACCGACGGCACCGCGAACCTCGGCGGTCTGCTCAGCGTGGACACGGAGTTCGGCCTGCAGGTCTGGCTGCGCCGGATGTCGACCGCGGTCGCCGACCCGGTGGTGCTGCTCATCGCGGTCCTGGGCGTGCTGGCCTGGCGGGTCTATCGGTGGCGGCGCCCGCGCGGCGGGTCACGGCCCGAACCCGCGGCGATCACCGCGACCGACGACGATCCACGCATCTGA
- a CDS encoding BlaI/MecI/CopY family transcriptional regulator → MAIRGFGDLETVVMDILWSRTEPCTVRSVHEELLGRRQIAYTTVMSTMDNLFRKGWLLRDKVGLAYRYRPTMSREEHSAKLMRTVFETGGDSGLILNFFLEQITGDDSAKLREVLDQLNGGESR, encoded by the coding sequence GTGGCGATCCGGGGATTCGGTGATCTCGAAACCGTCGTGATGGACATCCTGTGGTCGCGCACCGAGCCGTGCACCGTGCGCAGTGTGCACGAGGAGCTGCTGGGCCGGCGCCAGATCGCCTACACCACCGTGATGTCGACGATGGACAATCTGTTCCGCAAGGGTTGGCTGCTGCGGGACAAGGTCGGCCTGGCCTACCGATACCGTCCCACGATGAGCCGCGAGGAACACTCCGCGAAGCTCATGCGGACGGTGTTCGAGACCGGCGGCGACAGCGGGCTGATCCTCAACTTCTTCCTCGAGCAGATCACCGGGGATGATTCGGCCAAGCTCCGCGAGGTCCTCGACCAACTGAACGGAGGCGAATCCCGATGA
- a CDS encoding L,D-transpeptidase, whose translation MSVKTPPIAPSGSRGARGERPGGPGRRRSRLLVGLALAVVAALGGAALWTGTRGGGEPAGQVPAAPTAPAPVVTVSPADGAVDVGPAEAVRVRVSPGELTGVSLVSGADEPIAGALSADRRSWRSEAPLDYGRRYTLAVVSRDADGTAHRQTSTFTTVTPAEQTRVTFTATSGTPLVDGAGYGVGTVIVARFDEPVADRVAAEQLLTVRSDPPVEGSWYWLDDRRAHWRPPDYHRPGTRLVATASLFGRHLGDGLYGERDSRVAIRIGDARVSIADDATKQIEVYENGELVRTIATSMGMGGSQTVDGQTISFWTQPGVYTVMDKSPSVVMDSSSYGLPVDAPLGYKQTVHNAVRLTASGIYVHQLDSTVWAQGSTNVSHGCLNVNAGNAAWFYDFAQPGDVFEVRNTGGEPLPVWQNGDWGLPWPQWLAGSALR comes from the coding sequence GTGTCGGTGAAGACGCCCCCGATCGCGCCCTCGGGTTCGCGGGGCGCGCGGGGGGAGCGCCCGGGCGGGCCCGGGCGCAGGCGCAGCCGGCTGCTCGTCGGGCTGGCGCTCGCCGTGGTCGCCGCGCTGGGAGGGGCCGCGCTGTGGACGGGCACCCGCGGTGGCGGCGAGCCGGCCGGGCAGGTGCCGGCCGCCCCGACGGCGCCCGCCCCGGTGGTGACGGTGTCACCGGCGGACGGGGCGGTCGACGTCGGTCCGGCCGAGGCGGTCCGGGTCCGGGTCAGCCCGGGGGAGCTGACCGGGGTATCGCTGGTCAGCGGTGCCGACGAGCCGATCGCGGGCGCCTTGAGCGCCGACCGGCGCAGCTGGCGATCCGAGGCGCCGTTGGACTACGGGCGCCGCTACACCCTGGCGGTCGTCTCCCGCGACGCCGACGGGACGGCGCACCGGCAGACCTCGACGTTCACCACCGTGACACCGGCCGAGCAGACGCGGGTGACGTTCACCGCGACGTCGGGGACGCCGCTCGTCGACGGCGCCGGCTACGGGGTGGGTACGGTCATCGTGGCCCGCTTCGACGAACCGGTCGCCGACCGAGTGGCCGCCGAACAGCTGCTCACGGTCCGCTCCGACCCGCCGGTCGAGGGGTCCTGGTACTGGCTCGACGACCGGCGCGCCCATTGGCGCCCACCGGACTACCATCGGCCGGGCACCCGCCTGGTCGCCACCGCCAGCCTGTTCGGCCGGCACCTCGGCGACGGGCTCTACGGCGAACGCGACAGCCGGGTGGCCATCCGGATCGGCGATGCGCGGGTGTCGATCGCCGACGACGCCACCAAACAGATCGAGGTTTATGAAAACGGCGAGCTGGTGCGCACCATCGCCACCTCGATGGGCATGGGCGGGTCGCAGACCGTCGACGGGCAGACCATCTCCTTTTGGACGCAGCCCGGCGTCTACACGGTCATGGACAAGTCCCCCTCGGTGGTGATGGACTCCTCCAGCTACGGGCTGCCCGTCGACGCGCCGCTGGGCTACAAGCAGACGGTGCACAACGCGGTCCGGTTGACCGCCAGCGGGATCTACGTCCACCAGTTGGACAGCACGGTGTGGGCGCAGGGCAGCACCAACGTCTCGCACGGCTGTTTGAACGTCAACGCCGGCAACGCCGCATGGTTCTACGACTTCGCCCAGCCCGGCGACGTCTTCGAGGTGCGCAACACCGGGGGCGAACCGCTGCCGGTGTGGCAGAACGGGGACTGGGGCCTGCCCTGGCCGCAGTGGCTCGCCGGCAGCGCGCTGCGGTAG